The region CTGAAAATCCTCGTGTCGCTGGTTCGATTCCTGCTCGAGCCACCATAAGTGTGGCGCCATAGCCAAGTGGTAAGGCAGAGGTCTGCAAAACCTTTATCCCCCAGTTCAAATCTGGGTGGCGCCTCCAAAAAAAAGACTAGTAAACTTTAAGTTTGCTAGTCTTTTATAGTTTTAAGGATTGTAAATTAAGTAAAATTTCAATTAACAAATAAAAGTTATTAACAAAAAATACAAACTTATCAACAAAAAATGTGGATAAGTTGTGTGTGATTTGTGGATTTGTGTGAATAAGTTACTTAACCACAGGATTAATAATATCAAGAGTCTTCTTAAAAAGATTAAACTTAGCTGTTGCACCAATTGGAAGAGTAATATTAGGATAAGAGTGACCAATAGGAAAATCTAATATAATAGGTTTATTTAATGGAGTAAAAATACGACTTATTATTTCTTTTATGGTGAAGTTATTAGATGCATTATCACAATCGCATTTATAAAATGAACCGAAAATAAAGCCTTTACACTTATGCAACTTTCCAGATAAAAGTAGTTGGGTTAACATTCTGTCAATACTATAGGGTTTTTCATTAACATCTTCTAAGATAAGTATCTTATCTTTGAAATTTGGTTCATAAGGACTGCCAATAGATGAGCAAATAGTTGATAGGTTCCCTCCACATAATTTTCCGGATATTTCGCTAGGATTAATAAAAGAGCAATTTCCTAAAGGTATACTGTAAGGCTTATTTCCTTGCATTAGTGTAAACTTGAGGCTTTCTAGAGTTTCTATATCATTAAAATCAGAATTTATCATGGGACCATGGAAAGTAATTAACCCAGTTTTCTTTGATATATAATTAATTAGTACTGTTGTGTCACTATATCCACATAATATCTTTTTATTAAATCTAATTGTATTCAAGTTGATATAAGGCAATATATTAATTGATCCATATCCACCTCTAAAGCATATAATAGCTTTTACATCTTTGTCTTTAAACATATTCATAATATCTAACGCTCTGGCAATGGTACTTCCAGAAAAATAGCCATCTTCTTTATAAACAGACTCACCAACTTTAACTTTAAAACCAAGTGATTCAAAATAATTAATCTTACTATGGATAACTGATTTATCTTCACGAAAAGCTGTTGAGACAATTCCAATAGTATCACCATTTTTTAGGGCATATGGTATTAGCATTGTTGTACTCCTGAAAATTAATAGTAATACATTTTATACATTTACTAAGTAAAAATGTGATAAATTTATTTAGTATTGAATAGACATATTGAATATCAATGTTTATAAGCATAAAGGAATTGGACAACAAAAGAAAAAAGAAACAGTGGTAATCTTATCAATAATTACGATATGAATTATAATAGTAATTTGAGAGGTATTTAGGACTATAAATATAAGTGGATTTTGCGTATCAAGAATAAGTGACACTATCATATTACCCATAATAGAAGTTTCTTTATTTTTTCAATATAGAAGTGCTTAAAGGTGACATAAGTCACCTTTATTATTTTGAGTTAAATATATTAATATAAGCCTTTATTAAATGAAAAGAATTCAGACTTAAC is a window of Clostridium sp. 'White wine YQ' DNA encoding:
- a CDS encoding S66 peptidase family protein, which gives rise to MLIPYALKNGDTIGIVSTAFREDKSVIHSKINYFESLGFKVKVGESVYKEDGYFSGSTIARALDIMNMFKDKDVKAIICFRGGYGSINILPYINLNTIRFNKKILCGYSDTTVLINYISKKTGLITFHGPMINSDFNDIETLESLKFTLMQGNKPYSIPLGNCSFINPSEISGKLCGGNLSTICSSIGSPYEPNFKDKILILEDVNEKPYSIDRMLTQLLLSGKLHKCKGFIFGSFYKCDCDNASNNFTIKEIISRIFTPLNKPIILDFPIGHSYPNITLPIGATAKFNLFKKTLDIINPVVK